CAGGGCTGGATTGGCCAACCCCCGACTACAGCACCGTCTGTCGGCGCCAGAAGTCGCTGCAGGTCGTGATTCCTTGCTGCCCAGCCACGACCGGACTGCATCTGTTGATCGACAGCACCGGTATCAAGATGCTGGGCGAAGGGGAATGGAAAACCAAAAAGCACGGTGCGGACTACCGCCGCCAATGGCGCAAGGTGCATCTGGGCATCGATGCGCACACGCTGGAAATCCGGGCTATTGAGGTGACCGACAATGCGGTGGGGGACGCACCGATGCTGCCCGGGTTGCTGAGTCAGATACCGGTGGAGGAGAAGATAGCGTCTGTCAGTGGAGATGGTGCCTACGACACGCGAGGCTGTCATGAGGCGATAGCCCGGCGAGAGGCAGAGGCGGTGATACCCACCCGCCAGAATGCGAAGCCGTGGAAGGAAAATCGCCCGGGGGCCTCTGCCAGGAATGAGATTCTGCGGGCCACCCGCCGGCTGGGCCGGACGCTCTGGAAGAAGTGGAGCGGTTATCATCGGCGTAGTCTGGTGGAAACCAAAATGCACTGTTTCAAGCGGCTGGGTGAACGCGTGATGGCAAGGGATTTTGACCGGCAGGTCGCCGAGCTTCAGGTGCGGGCGGCAATATTGAATCGCTTTACGCGGCTCGGGACACCGATGACGGTGCGCATACCATAAGATCATCTGGGGTAAGGGGTCTTATATGCTGACATCTATTTATGCAACAAAGCCCGGTGATGGTGTACCGGCCCGCGTTTTCACATACATCAAACCGATTATGGTGAAGCTGTAACTTGTTTCTGGGACATATCTGTTTCAGTGATTTTGCTAAATTAGTAAGTCATGAATAACTTATAGTATGGAAAAGTCAGTTAACCCAGAACCCGATGTTGATTACAAAGGTCGATTTTGCTGCATGAATTGATGGTACCTAGAGACTTGATAGTTTCATTAAAATAAGCCCCATAATAATCAGTACGGCTGCGATAACTCTCAAAACGTTAACAGGTTCAGCTAGCCACAAAACTC
This genomic interval from Pokkaliibacter sp. MBI-7 contains the following:
- a CDS encoding IS5 family transposase, translated to MNKPASPQYKTINWKSYNAALKARGSLMIWLDRDMNWYGSACGKRGRTPTFSDAAIQFCLTIKCLYNLALRQAVGMVQSLLKLAGLDWPTPDYSTVCRRQKSLQVVIPCCPATTGLHLLIDSTGIKMLGEGEWKTKKHGADYRRQWRKVHLGIDAHTLEIRAIEVTDNAVGDAPMLPGLLSQIPVEEKIASVSGDGAYDTRGCHEAIARREAEAVIPTRQNAKPWKENRPGASARNEILRATRRLGRTLWKKWSGYHRRSLVETKMHCFKRLGERVMARDFDRQVAELQVRAAILNRFTRLGTPMTVRIP